From Shewanella acanthi:
CATAAGGCTATCTCAATTTTTTAAACATGAGAAAATCACTAATAGCATAATAATTTGATTAGAAAAACTAGGTCAAATCAGCTGGCTTAAAAATGTGTGCTAAAGACTTCTTAACTCACTTTGGGGCACTTAATTTAATGGCGCTGCCAAAGACATACCGCCTTGCCTTCAATAAATGAATGTAAAAGTATTGATGCGTCGCGAATACCTTCAGGAACCTCATTTAATTTTCTACCACGATATGTAGCCTGACCTTCATCTACAGCGAGCCAATTGAAATCTGAGAATTCGAATTGAAAAGAAGTTGGTTGCCCTTCAAGTAAGACGTTTCCAGATGGGCCTTTCCATAGCACATCAATTCCCTCAACTCTTGAGGTAGTAGCTTGTGGTTCGCTTGTTGAGAATACAAGAAGATCCCAATCTGATGCTGCGTGAGTATTACCAGAAGCACGCGAGCCTATAAGCCAAATTTCCATAATGCTTGAGTCATTGGCTAATTGAAAAACTAAATCTTTAATTTTTCCTGGAATTTCCATTGGTTCATTGCTTCCACGCTTACATACCAACGCTAAGTGCAGCGGCGGCTTGTTAAATTTTGTTTTCAACTACTTTTATATGATAGTCACTAATTTCTTGATTTATTTCCCGCAGCTTAGAGTCTAAGTCTGCGTAAGCATTACGACATGCCTCCATACCGCTAGAGGAAGACGGCATTAGTTGAGCAAGCTTTTCTTGATGAGCCATAAGCTCAAGATAATGCTGACGAAAAGCAAGTAGAGAATTTAGCCTTCCAATATCGTTTGCCTTGCGAGCTTCTCTGGCAGACCAACGAGCATAAAGTGCAGATAAGCCTGCAACTAAAGCAGAAATAATTGCAATTGTTTCAGCCATTGGAGGCATTCAATTTACTCCATGATTTTTTTGGATATTTCAGTTGGCACATACTTTCTAAACAGGCAATTTAACGCCCACAACAGGGGCCAAACGGAGTGCAGCCAATTTTCGGTAAAATGAGCGCAGCGAACCGCAAATTGGCGGAGCGTAGTTTGGCACCTTGCTTGTGATTGTGTACGCCCAGCATGGGCATGAACTAATGAGGTGAAAGTCCTCTGTAGGAAGGTCACCGTTCGATAACATGCTGTTATTAAACGTTAACTACTAGCGAATGGCAAGGGCTTATCCGCGAAGATGGGTCTGAAGGAAGCCGCTAGCAAATTTGCGAGCTGATGAACAAGAACATCATATGAGGCGTAGGCTAGAGGTGAGTTGGCACAAGACGACGAAACCACGTGATCTAATGGCCACCTTAAATGATGCAGCAGTGCAAAGAAAGTTCATGTTCTTATCTGGGGAGATCTGTTTAACATGCGATCGGTTATTAACCAGTAAGGCTCTGGTCTACAAATGCCTTGGCTTTTCAATTTCATCGACTGGAAAGAGCGAATCAGATGAAAACCGATAGCGCATGACGGGGCAACTTGGCATGTGATTAAGCAGAAGTCAGCAGATGGCATAGTAGCCCAACGCCCATCGTAATGGATGGGATATGGTGAAGGCCTGGACTGTTAATTTGCGTTTTAAATCTGCAATTGACTTGCTTTCGCTGCTCTTTTTTAGTGAAAGTCCTTCGTAGCCAAGACTTACCTTAAAATTCTCCATGTTGGGCGTAAATCTTGCCTTATTCCCAGAGGGGGTTTTGCTATTTAAATCTGCCATAAATCCCCCTGCATCATTTAGATATTACTTCAAACCGAATGATCGTTGCCATCCAGAGACAAGTGGATAGTGCTATTTCGTGGTATTTATATTAAACACACTTGCAGAATGGATAAGCTCTACTAAACTAAAATTGGGTTGCTATATACCGCGTAAAAACAGTTGATTATGAAGAGTAAAACAACTGCTTTTATGCAATTCAAACATGTGAATTCAGGAGCAACTCATGCCAGAAATATTAATCCTTCAAAACATAATGCATAAAGAACTGTTCTCTCTTGCGGGCAGCTTGACGCCGTATGGTTGTCAAATGGAGGACATTGAACAGATGAAATTACATTGTCGTTCAATCAATCCCTCAAAAGCGCTGTGCGTAGTGAAAGACTGGATCATTTTAGTTAAACACGTCGAGCAATCAGGTACAGAAGATACCCCCCTTGATAAACTCGTACTGGCGACGAACGTTATCGAAGATGAAAAAGGTCGTTTCCCGCCAGGAGGTTGGGTAAGAACATCATGGTGTATGAATATTCACCATGACGCCATCTTTGAAACAGGGAATACTTTCTACATCCTTGTTGGAAACGGAAACTGCAAGCACCTCTACCCTGAGGAATTTTTAGCACGAATGAAATTGCTTAGAGATTTAGTTTAATTAACGTACTGCCCCCAAGGGTCTTTTGACAAAGACCCTTTTCTTACGAAATAAAGCTTCAAATCTGACGTGCGTTCTACCCTATTGACTTCTAACACCTAATTTTAAACAATCGTATGAAAATTTAGATTTGGCTATAAAAAATCCAAAAGTTAGAATAAAATATTCTATGCGGGGGATAGTGTTAATTTTGTTGAGCACATTTTTCACGAGAATAGTCAAAAATCGCAATTATAAAAATTCTAACTATCTATTTTTAATACGCTCGCTAAAACAGTGTTGGCAACCGTTTAATCTATAACTTTACTTTTTAGATGCTTACGTCAGAACAATTCGCGCAAATGAGGGTGTTGATCATTTCAAAAATACTGTTCAACATGAGCTCAATTTCTAACGATACTCACTAAAAGCACTTAAATGCCGACCACCTACCGTTCAGATTAAGTCTCAAACAAAGCCAGTTTACAGCGGGCATAACTTTTAAATTTACCTCTTTATTTACTAAACTGCAACAATGCGGGCGGATATTTTTTGCCCAGAATTAGTGGAGGACTCGATGACTAGAGCGCTTGTGAAGTTACACCGCGGTAAGGGTAAGCACCTATTCTTCAGCAAAAAGAATCAAGTCTTACTGCGTTTAGAAAGTTATTTGGAACGTGACTACGCACTTCGACTTGAATTTGATGATGATGTCATCAGCTACTGCTGCCAACCCGAGACTTGCCACACTGACCGCGGGCAACGCACTCCCGATTTTTTAGTCAAACGCAGCAACGAACGCTTTGAATACATTGAAGTGCATTTAGCAAGCAGAGTTGATGACGAGTACAGAGCTCGAATGAAGTATTTCAATGATTATATCTACGCAAAATCAAGACGTACGTTTTTATTAGTGACTGATGAAGATATGAATAAAGTGGCCTCAAAAAACCTAGATTTTCTGTACGAATACAAAAGCCTAGGCTTCAGTTATGAGCTTTCAAACTTACCCGAAGAATTATCGCTAGCAATGCTTATTCATTATTTTGAAGAATCGAGTATGTCACGCAACAATGCACATGCTGCAGCACTTTCAACGATTGCTGATGCCATTTATGCTTTTGATATGAAAGAAATTTTAAGTCATTCGACATTGCTAAAAAGGAACTGACTATGCATTTGCCGTTTAATGCATTGCGATCAAACATGCAATTTTTGCACAACACCAGTGGTCAACTGCTTACAGTAAAAGCAGTGACTGCTGCGAATATCTTCTTTGAAGATACTGAAAATTCAACTGCATTGTCGATGACTTTGCATGAATTTAATGATGCACTCATGCGTGAAACAGTCATTCAGTTTCAGCATACTACTACAGTGATATTGAATGAATCTCAGACTCGCGAGATGAAACGTCGATTATTTTTTATCAATACTCACAATAAGTTGCTTGAAATTGGTGAAATATCTGAAATGGATTGTCAAAAAAATGCTATGCCGCTTTTAGACAACATATCAAAGACAATTTCACGAAATTTGCTGATGACATTCCCTCATTGTCAACATTCGCGCGATGGAAAAAAATGTGGATCGAAGGCGGCAAGGTAGACACTGCTGTCGCTCCGTCCCTCATTCTCCCTGCTAAAAGAAAAGATTTTGCAGTTATCGAACACGCAAAAGCCTACTTATTTGACGCGATTATTCGCTCGAATGCGAATCCCTCGATAAGTGCAATTTATGCGAGTTATCGAGAAGAATCAGTTCGCTTAGTCGAAATGGGAAAACTCACTGACATTATTGAAGAGCGACATTTCTACAGAATGCGTCAAAAAATCAATAATGCAGACATAGAGCTTGCTAAAGCGAATTCAAATACGAGAGCAAAAATATTACGTGGACTAGGATATAACACCGCCCCGCCTTTTGCGCTTGACAGAGTCGAAGTAGACAGAGTTCAAATGAATTTGGGATTAATACATGATTCTGACAGCTCTTACACTGGCCCGATTAGCATGTATATTGCGATTGATTGTTGCACGCGTGTCTTGCTCGGAATCGTTGTTGAATTTGACGCGCCCGAGACATCGAACGGCGTCATCGCGTTAATGCGTCAAATGCTTGTGCCACTTTCAGAAAAATCACCTTTTGCGGGTGTCCCGAAGAAAATCGTTTTTGATAACGGCCCCGGCATGAAAAGTGTTAATTTACAACAGGTTTTGAGCAATTTAAAAATCACTGATATCTATTACGCACCGCCAGAACAGCCTTGGAGGAAGCCATTCATAGAATCATTCAATAATTTAATTGTTGATGAATTCTTTAAAAAAGTGCGTTTTGTAGACGTAGATGGGAATTCACGAATCGGGATACCAGGGTTTCTCGAAAAGCAACGTCAACAAGATGAAAATTACATAAAAGTTAAGCTTCAAGATATCGCTTGCTTGCAAGTGTCTCATTTTATGAAAGCATTAACCCAATGGATTGATCAATATCATAACGAAGACATACATCCGTCATTGAAGATGACTCCGCGGCAAAAATGGGAAGAATCAATGCAATATAAACCTATTTTGCCCTGTTCACTCAACACACAAATTCAAGCATTTCACGTAAATCAACAGCAAAAAGTTCAGAAATTGCAATCCCGCGGTTGGGTGCAAGTGCGCGGGCAAAGATTCTATAGTAAAGAAGCACTTGAATTGTATTTAGCATGTTGTGTCGGGAAGAAACTCACAGAAAGCATCGATGTTGAAGTGAAATACAGTATTGATGATGCGCGTCATGTCAGCATCAGTGTGATAAAACCTAGCGAAAAAGTGGCTACAACAATTCTTGTGCCAAACCGCAATATTAGTTCTATGCCAAATCCTATTTCTTTTGAAGAACTTGAGACACCAAAATTTACACGACGTGGTGTATGTGTCTACGAAATCGAACGACTACCTACGCCATCGAAAAAGCGAAAAAATAAACGTAGCGTTCAATCTGATTCATTCGAAACAAATTTAGAAAATAATCTCTCAGCTGACGATGTTATTGCAAATTCACACCGCAAATTTTCGCCTTATAACAAGAGCACTTACGACAAAAAATCATTAACAAACCAAGATGTGCTTGTAGATAACTTTACTATTAATACTGACGATGAAGAAAACGATTTAATATGATGACGTGTACACAAACTCAGCAACAACTCATTGAACCTGCACTACCGAGTGACATTTTCGCTTACTCATCTGTGTTAAAAGCTTGGAGTGAAATGCACAGAACTCACAAAACTTTTTTTTTAGTAAAAATAAACAGTACGGATTGCTGATTTTCGGAAATTCGGGTTCGGGTATAAGTGAGTTAAAAAAATCTTATGCCAGTTGTTTTCCAGAAATCCCAAGCTTTGAGTCGACAATTAAACGCGTGCTTTCAATCGACGTGCGAGAACATACTCTGACACCCATCGGACTCATGGAACAGATAATCGAAGCAATTGGAGCTACTCCGGTTAAAGACACTCGTGGCAGTAAAATACGTCATCAATGTTTACATTTGTTAAAAGAACATAGAGTTGAACTGATGTTGTTCGATGAAGCTCAGCATTTATTGCCAGAGAAGGAGGGTGCACAAGGCCTCCGCATGGTGAAGTTTTTCACAGAAATGATAGACCAATTTAAGATCCCCTTCGTGTTATTCGGCACGCACAAAGCAAAACGAATCCAGTC
This genomic window contains:
- a CDS encoding DUF6957 family protein — translated: MPEILILQNIMHKELFSLAGSLTPYGCQMEDIEQMKLHCRSINPSKALCVVKDWIILVKHVEQSGTEDTPLDKLVLATNVIEDEKGRFPPGGWVRTSWCMNIHHDAIFETGNTFYILVGNGNCKHLYPEEFLARMKLLRDLV
- a CDS encoding TniB family NTP-binding protein: MLIFGNSGSGISELKKSYASCFPEIPSFESTIKRVLSIDVREHTLTPIGLMEQIIEAIGATPVKDTRGSKIRHQCLHLLKEHRVELMLFDEAQHLLPEKEGAQGLRMVKFFTEMIDQFKIPFVLFGTHKAKRIQSFGQHDLKPIDDEQLSRRMFPPVELEPLKPRTSQWVKCMQHFLNKHHISTDYANESIRNRLFLAQQYKTFSHLAMLFEEHQFMNISNSDELLLELKRSYDKNLNNFGVNPFDESKVDEQDVLDLLTLIRRKMETE
- a CDS encoding nucleotidyltransferase domain-containing protein — its product is MEIPGKIKDLVFQLANDSSIMEIWLIGSRASGNTHAASDWDLLVFSTSEPQATTSRVEGIDVLWKGPSGNVLLEGQPTSFQFEFSDFNWLAVDEGQATYRGRKLNEVPEGIRDASILLHSFIEGKAVCLWQRH